A section of the Telopea speciosissima isolate NSW1024214 ecotype Mountain lineage chromosome 3, Tspe_v1, whole genome shotgun sequence genome encodes:
- the LOC122656370 gene encoding L-tryptophan--pyruvate aminotransferase 1-like, with amino-acid sequence MDKVKRVSWVFSWRHLLLLSLTLNVSLLSRFIYERGIEIETDHHQRLHQELCFQKEVNTREAAMCGVSEQEAQVSRSSTSSSSRAQAADGGKQVINLDHGDPTMFEEYWRRTGEKSKIVIRGWDSMSYFSELNNLCWFLEPEFAKQITRFHRSVGNAVTHDRHIVVGTGSTQLFQAALYAISLLPPHASPQKPISVVSAIPYYSPYPSLTDYLKSGLYKWDGDAYNFTKDEPYIELVTSPNNPDGFIRQPVVNRSRGTVVYDLAYYWPQYTPITTSADHDLMLFTFSKITGHAGTRIGWALVKDKEVAKKMTEFIVLNTIGVSKDSQLRAAKILQVISDSNEHMGFPEDSDSFFLYAYHQMTQRWERLRDVVRRSGLFSLPEFSPQFCNYIGGFTEPHPAFAWLKCEGDIEDCESFLREHKIITRGGRHFGMEAKYVRISMLDRDEKFNLFVERLSNISL; translated from the exons ATGGATAAAGTGAAGCGAGTTTCTTGGGTGTTTTCATGGAGGCATTTGCTGCTCTTGTCGCTTACACTGAATGTGAGTTTACTCAGTAGATTTATATACGAGCGAGGAATCGAAATAGAAACTGATCATCATCAGAGACTTCACCAAGAACTGTGTTTCCAGAAGGAGGTGAACACGAGAGAGGCGGCTATGTGTGGCGTTTCAGAGCAGGAGGCGCAAGTTAGCAGAAGCAGCACCAGTTCAAGTTCGCGCGCACAGGCGGCAGACGGCGGGAAACAGGTTATAAACCTAGATCA TGGGGATCCGACGATGTTCGAAGAATACTGGAGAAGGACGGGAGAGAAGAGCAAGATCGTGATAAGAGGTTGGGATTCAATGAGTTACTTCTCGGAGTTGAATAACCTGTGCTGGTTCCTGGAGCCAGAATTCGCCAAACAGATTACCAGATTCCACCGATCGGTCGGGAATGCCGTGACCCATGATCGTCACATCGTGGTGGGGACGGGTTCCACCCAGCTATTCCAAGCTGCACTTTATgctatttctcttcttcctcctcatgCGTCTCCTCAGAAGCCCATCAGCGTTGTCTCCGCTATTCCCTACTACTCG CCATACCCATCATTGACAGACTACTTGAAGTCAGGACTCTATAAATGGGACGGAGACGCTTATAATTTCACTAAAGATGAACCTTACATAGAACTTGTTACTTCTCCGAACAACCCTGATGGCTTTATAAGACAACCAGTGGTTAACAGGAGTAGAGGGACAGTGGTATATGACCTTGCTTACTATTGGCCACAATACACTCCAATTACAACTTCTGCAGATCATGACCTCATGCTTTTCACCTTCTCCAAAATCACTGGCCATGCCGGGACACGCATTGG GTGGGCTCTTGTCAAGGATAAGGAGGTGGCCAAAAAGATGACTGAATTTATAGTACTCAATACCATAGGTGTATCAAAGGACTCTCAACTCCGGGCTGCAAAAATCCTCCAAGTAATATCAGATAGTAATGAACATATGGGCTTTCCTGAGGATTCCGATAGCTTCTTCTTGTATGCTTACCATCAGATGACTCAGAGATGGGAACGGCTGAGAGATGTAGTCAGACGCAGTGGTCTGTTCAGTCTTCCTGAGTTCTCACCACAATTCTGCAACTATATTGGTGGATTCACTGAACCCCATCCTG CTTTTGCATGGTTGAAATGTGAGGGGGATATAGAAGACTGTGAAAGCTTTCTAAGAGAGCATAAAATCATCACGAGAGGTGGGAGACACTTCGGTATGGAGGCAAAGTATGTCAGGATTAGCATGTTGGATCGAGATGAGAAATTTAATCTCTTTGTGGAGAGGTTGTCAAACATCAGTTTATGA